In one window of Escherichia coli DSM 30083 = JCM 1649 = ATCC 11775 DNA:
- a CDS encoding antirestriction protein → MKTLSQNTTSSVSAPETDLQQLVATLVPDEQRISFWPQHFGLIPQWVTLEPRVFGWMDRLCEDYCGGIWNLYTLNNGGAFMAPEPDDDDDETWVLFNAMNGNRAEMSPEAAGIAACLMTYSHHACRTECYAMTVHYYRLRDYALQHPECSAIMRIID, encoded by the coding sequence ATGAAAACATTGTCTCAGAACACCACCTCTTCGGTCTCAGCACCGGAGACTGACCTGCAACAACTGGTTGCCACCCTCGTCCCTGATGAACAGCGCATCAGCTTCTGGCCGCAGCACTTTGGCCTCATTCCACAGTGGGTGACCCTGGAGCCCCGTGTCTTCGGCTGGATGGACCGTCTGTGCGAAGACTACTGCGGTGGTATCTGGAATCTGTACACCCTGAACAACGGCGGGGCATTTATGGCACCCGAACCGGATGACGATGATGACGAAACATGGGTACTGTTCAATGCCATGAACGGTAACCGCGCTGAAATGAGTCCGGAAGCTGCCGGCATTGCTGCCTGTCTGATGACGTACAGTCATCATGCCTGTCGTACGGAGTGTTATGCCATGACGGTCCATTATTACCGGCTGCGGGATTACGCCCTGCAGCATCCGGAATGCAGCGCCATTATGCGCATCATCGACTGA
- a CDS encoding DUF932 domain-containing protein codes for MRLASRFGYANQIRRDRPLTHEELMHYVPSIFGEDRHTSRSKRYAYIPTITVLESLQQEGFQPFFACQTRVRDPGRRGYTKHMLRLRRAGEINGEHVPEIILLNSHDGTSSYQMLPGYFRFVCQNGCVCGQSLGEVRVPHRGNVVEKVIEGAYEVVGVFDRIEEKRDAMQSLVLPPPARQALAQAALTYRYGDEHQPVTTADILTPRRREDYGKDLWSAYQTIQENMLKGGISGRSAKGKRIHTRAIHNIDTDIKLNRALWVMAETLLESLR; via the coding sequence ATGCGACTAGCCAGTCGTTTTGGTTATGCGAACCAGATACGCCGTGACCGTCCGCTGACACACGAAGAACTGATGCACTATGTTCCCAGTATTTTCGGTGAAGACCGGCATACTTCCCGCAGTAAACGATATGCGTACATTCCCACCATCACCGTACTGGAAAGCCTGCAGCAGGAAGGTTTTCAGCCATTCTTCGCCTGCCAGACCCGCGTGCGCGACCCGGGCCGCCGGGGATACACAAAACACATGCTGCGTCTGCGGCGGGCCGGAGAGATAAACGGAGAACATGTCCCTGAAATTATTCTGCTCAACTCTCATGACGGTACCTCCAGCTACCAGATGCTGCCGGGTTACTTCAGATTCGTCTGCCAGAATGGCTGCGTCTGCGGTCAGTCTCTGGGGGAAGTGCGTGTTCCACACCGGGGAAATGTGGTGGAGAAAGTTATCGAAGGGGCTTACGAAGTGGTGGGGGTTTTTGACCGGATTGAGGAAAAGCGTGATGCCATGCAGTCGCTGGTCCTGCCGCCACCGGCACGCCAGGCGCTGGCACAGGCGGCACTGACTTACCGTTATGGTGACGAACATCAGCCGGTCACCACCGCTGACATTCTGACACCACGACGCAGGGAGGATTACGGTAAAGACCTGTGGAGCGCATATCAGACCATCCAGGAGAATATGCTGAAAGGCGGAATTTCCGGCCGCAGTGCAAAAGGAAAACGTATCCACACCCGTGCCATTCACAACATCGACACCGATATTAAGCTCAACCGCGCATTGTGGGTAATGGCAGAAACGCTGCTGGAGAGCCTGCGCTGA